TCGCCTGAGGCAGCAAAGGCGGCTTTCTGGCCCTGATTTCCGTCAGCGTTGTACATGCAATTAACAGCCTTGACGAGCTCTTCAACACCAAAAGATTCCCACTCAACAACCTTTGCTCCCACAgccttgagcttgtctgCTGCATACTTGAGGCCTCTGAGAATTGGTGGAGTTGGCTTAACAACACCGTCGTCGTAGATAACGGCTACTCTAATATCCTTCGgagcaggaacagaaaCCTCTCTCCATGGAAGAGGAATAATGGAAGGATCGGTTTCCCAGGGCTTGGCACCAATTTGGACTTTCATGAACAAGTCTAGGTCTTCTGCATGCCGGGCTAATGGACCCAAAACAGGAACAACGGCCTCCCCAACTCCGACAATGTTGGCTGTGCAATTTTGCATGGTAAGTCGTTTCTGAGTGGGTCTGAGACCAAACACGCCGCAAaatgctgctggagctctgATAGACCCGCCGATGTCTGAACCGACGCCTATGGCGGAACCCTTCATGGCCACAATGGCTCCTTCGCCAGAACTGGACCCACCAGGGGTCAGCCGGGTGTTATGCGGGTTGCAGCATTTTCCGGtgatgttgttgttggagcACAGATGCATCAGGCTCTGGGGCTCTGTGGTGCGGATGTAGAACACTGCTCCTGCATCAAGCAGAATTTTGACCAGCGAGCACCACTCTTGCGAGACTGACTCGATATTAGCGACCGTGGCGCCGTGAGTGACTTTGCCTTTGAAAGCGTAGTGCTCCTTCAGCGAGATTGGCAGGCCATGGAGTGGACCAACCGTCTTGCCGGTTTGTTTATAGTACTCATCCAGTTCCTGGGCCCTCTTAAGCCCCTCGTCCAGGAATAGTTCCATTGCACAATTGGTAGCCTGGTGAGCGGCAGTGGCCGTCTTGGCAAAGGCCTCAAACACCTGCACGGCTGACAGCCGGCCAGAGGCAACTTGTTTCACGAGCTGGTGTGCTGGCGTGTCCAcaatggccagctcgtTTGGGGTGAGCACTTTTTCGGCGACACGGGCCACGTCACTGCCTGGATCTTGCACTAATACTTCCTTAGGAAGAGCATATTTATCCAGAATGCCGGAAGCGAGCTTGGCGCGGTACACCTCGATCTTGGGCTTGAACGTCTCAAAAAGAGCCGGGTCCTCGGTGTTGTTGGTGTACTTTCCGTAGTAGGTGGGCCTGAATTGTGTCatgagaaaaaataatgaGGACTTTTCTTTCTGCTTAACAATTCCGAGGACTTCTTCCTTTTTGGGAAATGCATTTCTTATCTTCTGCACCGTGCACCGCCAGATGGCGTTCGATTGGGTATGTCCAGATAAGCAGCAGTAGGAATCCAGATAAGCAGCTGTGCACTATAAAGGCTCTCCAGTCCCACCAATTGTTGAATCAGCTTTGAGATGCACACCGAAATTGATTTCTCTGCTGTTCCCGGCACTTCCCATCTAGTCGACCTCGACCACACCAGGGAGACTGTTGAGACGGAGTCTGGCATTGTGCTGATCCCCACTCCGTCAGATGACCCTAACGACCCGCTGAACTGGTCTCGCGGCCGCAAATGGCTTGCCATCTTCTGTACTGTCGTGTACATTTTCGGTGGAAGTGTTCCTGGCTGCTGCATATATTCGATTTTGACAGATATTGCTGAGGATCCAGACGTCCACGTGACAGTCGGACAGCTCAACGAGGGCACCGGATACAtgtttttgtttctggGGATTGGCAACCTGCTGATGATGCCTCTGGCACAACAATACGGAAAAAGACCGATTTATCTGATCTCGCTGCTCGGAAACCTCATGTTCAACCTGTGGCAGCCATACACGCGCTCGAATGGTGAGTGGATTGCCTCGCGCATTCTGAATGGGTTTTTCTTTGCTCCCGTCGAGTCGCTGCCGGAAATCACCGTCGGCGActtgtttttcgagcacgAAAGAGCAACTTACATGGGTGTTTACAGTGTTGCGCTCTTTGGCTCCAATTACATGGCACCCATGCTTTCCGGGTTTGTGAGAGACGGACTCGGATGGAAATGGGCAATCTGGATTGCCTGCATTTTCGGCGCTGTGTGCTGGTTTTTCTTGCTATTTTTCATGGAGGAGACCAATTACACCAGAAGATTAAGAGTGAGAAAAGACGATGAGGGAAACATTGTTGCCGCCATCACGAGCCGTGGCGAGCAGAAGACCGACGAGAAGAACCCAGACACGATGCTGGTCGTCACAAGCAACGAGCTCGGCAACCAAGCTGCGCtcatcgacgaggaaattACGTATCCGCCGCCAAAGACGTTCTGGCAGAAACTGTCTCTGACCAGCGGCGTTCGCAAGGAAAACCATCTGCTGGACGAATTCAAAGCCATTGCTCTGATGGCGCAGTTTCCTGGAGTTCTCTATGCCGGCTTTTTGTACGGCTCTTCACTCTTCTGGTACTCTGTGCTTAACGGCACCGAGGCTCTGGTTCTGAGCAGTGAGCCTTACAAtttctcgtcctccatGTGCGGACTCGCGTACCTGTCTCCAGTGATTTTCTGTCTCGTGATATATCCATTTGCCGGCTGGTCCACCGACTGGGTAAAGATCAAGATTGCCAAACGTCACAAGGGTCTTTCGGAGGCCGAGGATCGATTCTGGGTCCTGCCAGTTTACATGATTCTGGGCCCAGTGGCTCTGATTTTATGGGGAGTGGGAGCAGCCAAGGGCGTGCACTGGTTTGGCGTCGTGTTTGGACTCGGCCTCATGGCTGGTCTCTGCACCATCGGCTGTGTCTCTGCGGTGACGTACATTTTGGACTCGTACGAGCACATGAGCGCCCCGGCAATTACCGTGGCTATTTTGATCAGAAACACCATGAATTTTGCAATGGACTACGGAATCACGCCCTTCTACACCAACGTCGGCGTTCAGAACTGTTTTGTTGCCTCGGCATTcatctgtttcttctgCATCGGCACGTTCATTGTGATGATCTTCACCGGCCGCTactggagaaacagaaccAAAACCCGCTACTGGAAAATCGTGCAGGAGTACAGGGCCAAGGGCCTTATAAGCTAATTAAGTTAAGCACTAGTCTTCAGATCCAAACTTTTTGTCGTAATCGG
This window of the Ogataea parapolymorpha DL-1 chromosome VII, whole genome shotgun sequence genome carries:
- a CDS encoding MFS transporter, with amino-acid sequence MHTEIDFSAVPGTSHLVDLDHTRETVETESGIVLIPTPSDDPNDPLNWSRGRKWLAIFCTVVYIFGGSVPGCCIYSILTDIAEDPDVHVTVGQLNEGTGYMFLFLGIGNLLMMPLAQQYGKRPIYLISLLGNLMFNLWQPYTRSNGEWIASRILNGFFFAPVESLPEITVGDLFFEHERATYMGVYSVALFGSNYMAPMLSGFVRDGLGWKWAIWIACIFGAVCWFFLLFFMEETNYTRRLRVRKDDEGNIVAAITSRGEQKTDEKNPDTMLVVTSNELGNQAALIDEEITYPPPKTFWQKLSLTSGVRKENHLLDEFKAIALMAQFPGVLYAGFLYGSSLFWYSVLNGTEALVLSSEPYNFSSSMCGLAYLSPVIFCLVIYPFAGWSTDWVKIKIAKRHKGLSEAEDRFWVLPVYMILGPVALILWGVGAAKGVHWFGVVFGLGLMAGLCTIGCVSAVTYILDSYEHMSAPAITVAILIRNTMNFAMDYGITPFYTNVGVQNCFVASAFICFFCIGTFIVMIFTGRYWRNRTKTRYWKIVQEYRAKGLIS